A genomic stretch from Petrimonas mucosa includes:
- a CDS encoding GatB/YqeY domain-containing protein, with protein sequence MNLFDTISDEIKKAMLAKDKVRLEALRGVKKEFLEAKTAKGASDELPEETAMAILQKMVKQRKDSAEIYTSQGRTDLAQDELAQLRVIQEFLPKQLSPEELEAAVKAIIAETGAQSLKEMGKVMGLATRQLAGKAEGKAISEMVKKLLG encoded by the coding sequence ATGAATCTGTTTGACACAATCAGTGATGAGATAAAGAAAGCGATGCTTGCCAAGGACAAAGTTCGCCTGGAGGCGTTACGGGGTGTAAAAAAGGAGTTCCTGGAGGCCAAAACGGCCAAAGGGGCATCGGATGAACTTCCCGAAGAAACAGCCATGGCGATCTTGCAGAAGATGGTGAAACAGCGTAAGGATAGCGCCGAGATCTATACCTCACAGGGCAGAACAGACCTGGCGCAAGATGAACTGGCCCAGTTACGGGTGATTCAGGAGTTCTTGCCGAAACAGCTTTCGCCGGAAGAGCTGGAGGCGGCCGTAAAGGCGATTATTGCCGAAACCGGAGCCCAGTCTCTGAAAGAGATGGGAAAGGTGATGGGTCTGGCAACCCGTCAACTGGCCGGTAAGGCAGAAGGCAAGGCTATCTCGGAAATGGTGAAGAAACTTCTGGGATAG
- the ftsZ gene encoding cell division protein FtsZ, translating into MDSDILDLQVSSRTEAIIKVIGVGGGGGNAVNHMFREGIHDVSFALCNTDNQALISSPVPVKIQLGQQTTGGLGAGNKPDVAQRAAEESVELIQDLLSDGTRMAFITAGMGGGTGTGAAPVVARIAKEMGILTVGIVTIPFVFEGQRKIVQALKGVEQIAANVDALLVINNERLRDIYHDLTMLNAFARADDTLATAAKSIAEIITIHGHVNLDFADVETTLKDGGVAIMSRGIGSGKDRVNRAIEDAINSPLLNNNDVFSAKKILINLSFGEENPLMMEEMNALHDFMSKFSHEIEVIWGAAVEKDLGEEVKVTLLATGFSITDVPGIEEQHRAQSKAEELERKIKEDQRRKEEEEEQRLIDKYYGTLGLKMLSASSYKFEPIILSMDELDDDKVLEALEKTPVFKRDREFNPRAFRVESRLPGSLFD; encoded by the coding sequence ATGGATTCCGATATATTGGATCTTCAAGTAAGCAGCCGCACCGAAGCGATAATCAAAGTGATAGGTGTGGGAGGTGGTGGCGGGAATGCCGTCAACCACATGTTCAGGGAAGGGATACATGATGTCTCGTTTGCATTGTGCAATACCGATAACCAGGCGCTGATAAGTTCACCCGTGCCTGTAAAGATACAGTTGGGACAACAGACAACAGGGGGGCTCGGAGCCGGTAACAAGCCCGATGTGGCTCAACGGGCCGCAGAGGAGAGTGTCGAACTGATACAGGATCTGTTGAGTGATGGCACGCGGATGGCATTCATCACGGCAGGAATGGGGGGTGGAACCGGAACAGGTGCCGCACCCGTGGTGGCGCGCATCGCCAAGGAGATGGGTATCCTTACGGTGGGAATTGTAACCATTCCTTTTGTTTTCGAGGGGCAGCGTAAAATTGTACAGGCGCTGAAGGGGGTGGAACAGATTGCGGCAAATGTGGATGCCTTGCTGGTGATCAATAATGAACGGCTGAGGGATATCTATCACGACCTGACCATGCTCAATGCCTTTGCCCGTGCAGATGATACCTTGGCTACCGCTGCCAAGAGCATTGCCGAGATCATTACGATCCATGGACATGTGAATCTCGACTTTGCAGATGTGGAGACTACCCTGAAGGATGGGGGTGTAGCCATTATGAGCCGTGGAATAGGTTCAGGAAAGGATCGGGTGAACAGGGCCATCGAAGATGCTATCAACTCGCCGTTGCTTAACAATAACGACGTATTCAGCGCGAAGAAGATATTGATCAACCTCTCATTTGGTGAAGAGAATCCGCTGATGATGGAGGAGATGAATGCGCTGCACGATTTTATGTCGAAGTTCAGCCACGAAATCGAAGTTATCTGGGGAGCAGCCGTGGAGAAGGATTTGGGAGAAGAGGTCAAGGTCACCCTGCTGGCTACCGGCTTTTCGATCACCGATGTTCCCGGAATTGAGGAGCAGCACAGGGCACAGTCGAAAGCGGAAGAGCTGGAACGGAAAATCAAGGAGGACCAGCGGCGAAAGGAGGAGGAAGAGGAGCAACGGCTGATCGACAAGTATTACGGGACATTGGGCCTGAAGATGCTCTCGGCAAGCAGCTATAAATTTGAACCGATTATCCTGTCGATGGATGAACTTGACGACGACAAGGTATTGGAAGCGCTTGAGAAGACCCCGGTTTTCAAACGCGACAGGGAGTTCAATCCACGGGCATTCAGGGTAGAGAGCCGTTTGCCCGGGTCATTGTTTGACTAG
- the ftsA gene encoding cell division protein FtsA, whose amino-acid sequence MTQSGFIAAIDLGTSKITGVIGRKNENNVISILECVSLPSENSIRRGTIYNIDKAGAIVRKLVSMLENAQGQKIGKVYVSLGGQSVHTEVIRESKQLSASGIVTEEVVAQLRKVAEQYKPDLKQKYGIGDVEYFLDDKPEKNPVGVACSTIEAEYQVVVGRPNLALNIEKTITDKGRLQIAGLVVGPLASAAIALTEEEKELGCAFIDFGAGTTALSIYKGGILRRMVTIPFGGRNITRDIAELNFVESDAEQYKIKFGKARESSESSPFSSPFLMKPDIDLVELNRVIVMRLDEITANIKEQIRLSGYQEQLGAGVVITGGASQLRNLDEYLTQKLGMPVRKAASRKTLVNNSPEYANDPALTSALGMLLFASENCEKMIEEEPLKTEEKKTKGSSVWDTFFGDRGGDKEYKEQTDRKGGRKDPSRQPNKENKSINLGGKMKNMFSTMFEEEDDDQ is encoded by the coding sequence ATGACTCAATCAGGATTTATAGCAGCCATAGATTTGGGAACTTCCAAAATTACCGGCGTTATCGGGCGTAAAAACGAGAACAACGTTATCTCGATTCTGGAGTGTGTCTCCCTGCCTTCGGAGAACAGTATCCGTCGTGGAACGATTTATAATATCGACAAGGCCGGTGCAATTGTAAGGAAGCTGGTTAGCATGCTGGAAAACGCACAGGGCCAGAAGATCGGGAAAGTATATGTCTCACTCGGCGGTCAATCGGTGCACACGGAGGTGATCCGTGAATCGAAACAGCTGTCCGCTTCCGGGATTGTTACCGAAGAGGTGGTGGCACAGCTCCGAAAAGTTGCGGAGCAGTATAAACCTGATTTGAAACAGAAATATGGCATCGGCGACGTGGAGTATTTTCTGGACGATAAACCGGAGAAAAATCCGGTGGGGGTTGCCTGCTCCACAATTGAGGCGGAATATCAGGTAGTGGTGGGAAGGCCAAACCTGGCGTTGAATATCGAGAAGACCATCACCGACAAGGGACGCCTCCAGATTGCGGGGCTCGTCGTAGGACCGCTGGCATCTGCCGCAATTGCACTGACGGAAGAGGAGAAGGAGCTGGGGTGCGCCTTTATCGATTTCGGTGCCGGAACAACGGCGCTGTCGATCTACAAGGGTGGCATTCTGCGCCGTATGGTAACCATCCCCTTTGGAGGAAGAAACATCACACGGGATATCGCCGAGCTCAATTTTGTGGAGAGTGATGCGGAACAATACAAGATAAAGTTTGGCAAGGCCAGGGAAAGCAGTGAAAGCTCGCCTTTCTCCTCTCCCTTTCTGATGAAGCCGGATATCGATCTGGTGGAACTGAACCGGGTGATCGTGATGCGGCTCGACGAAATCACAGCCAACATCAAGGAGCAGATCCGGCTTTCAGGTTATCAGGAGCAGCTGGGAGCGGGAGTTGTCATCACCGGCGGGGCATCACAGCTGAGAAATCTGGATGAGTACCTCACCCAGAAGTTGGGCATGCCGGTCCGCAAGGCCGCTTCACGGAAAACCCTGGTGAACAATTCGCCGGAGTATGCCAACGATCCTGCCCTGACATCTGCATTGGGCATGTTGCTGTTTGCCAGTGAAAATTGCGAGAAGATGATTGAAGAGGAGCCGCTTAAAACCGAGGAGAAAAAAACAAAAGGGTCGTCGGTTTGGGATACTTTTTTCGGTGATCGGGGTGGAGATAAGGAGTATAAAGAGCAGACCGACCGGAAAGGTGGGCGGAAAGATCCTTCCAGACAGCCGAACAAGGAGAATAAATCGATCAATCTGGGAGGAAAGATGAAGAACATGTTTTCGACCATGTTTGAGGAAGAAGATGATGATCAGTAA
- a CDS encoding cell division protein FtsQ/DivIB, with product MKKLSIILASLLVTGYVVFSVIYFSNSSRNVVCNNFEVVLKDSTYVRFIRQSDIEDLLKRKKIYPVGKKMGEINTLQIQDTILTNRLVKSAKVYTAQNGSVIAHIYQREPVLRVISDTKGSFYIDDNREPMPVSTNFTVYVPLATGAIDEEFARRELYDFARYLSENPEWNAWVDQIVVRPNREVELIPRAGDFRIAFGKLENFSEKFDRFALFIEKGLNVVGWDRYSMISLKYDNQVVCTKR from the coding sequence ATGAAAAAATTGTCCATCATATTGGCTTCGTTACTGGTAACCGGTTATGTTGTTTTCTCGGTGATCTACTTCAGCAACTCATCCAGGAATGTGGTGTGCAACAATTTTGAGGTTGTACTGAAGGATAGTACATATGTCCGGTTCATCCGACAGTCCGATATCGAGGATCTACTGAAGAGAAAGAAGATCTATCCGGTGGGAAAGAAGATGGGCGAAATCAATACATTGCAGATCCAGGATACGATTTTGACCAACCGGCTGGTGAAATCGGCAAAGGTCTATACGGCACAGAACGGATCGGTCATTGCCCATATTTATCAGCGCGAGCCGGTTCTGCGTGTGATTTCCGATACGAAAGGGAGTTTCTATATCGATGACAACCGCGAACCGATGCCGGTGTCGACCAATTTTACGGTCTATGTCCCCCTGGCTACCGGGGCTATAGATGAGGAGTTTGCGAGGAGGGAACTTTATGATTTTGCACGCTATCTGAGTGAAAATCCCGAGTGGAACGCATGGGTAGATCAGATCGTGGTGAGACCCAACAGAGAGGTGGAGCTGATTCCCCGTGCCGGAGATTTCAGGATAGCGTTCGGAAAACTGGAGAACTTTTCCGAAAAGTTTGACCGGTTTGCCCTCTTTATCGAGAAAGGATTGAATGTGGTGGGTTGGGACAGGTACTCGATGATCAGTTTGAAATACGACAACCAAGTGGTTTGTACAAAGAGATAG
- the murC gene encoding UDP-N-acetylmuramate--L-alanine ligase — translation MIMDFESIYFIGIGGIGMSNLARYFMLKGKKVAGYDRTETQLIRALVAEGAQIHYEDAVSSIPVEFLDKEKTLVVYTPAVPVTHSELQYFLQNGFTAMKRAQLLGEVTRTSDAVCVAGTHGKTTVSSMIAHLLRQSEVDCNAFLGGILKNYGTNLLLSDKSHITVAEADEYDRSFHWLRPWIAVITSADPDHLDIYGTEEAYRESFEHFTSLIRKGGYLILKEGAPVTPHTDASVKIFTYSESRGDFHAENISIGNGEIIFDFVAPDSRIAGIQLGVPVRVNIENAVAAIAAALLCGVGPDEIRQAMKSFGGAKRRFDFQLKRPDIVFIDDYAHHPQEVAASIRSIRQLYPERKITGVFQPHLYSRTRDFADDFARSLSLLDDVILLDIYPAREEPIPGVTSEIIFDKISSKEKVLLKKGELLDFLQQKKLDVLVTLGAGDIEHLLPAIREMLEKRGV, via the coding sequence ATGATTATGGATTTTGAATCGATATATTTTATAGGTATCGGAGGTATCGGCATGAGCAACCTGGCCCGTTACTTCATGTTGAAGGGGAAAAAGGTTGCCGGTTATGACCGGACGGAGACTCAGCTGATCCGGGCGCTGGTCGCCGAAGGTGCGCAGATCCATTATGAGGATGCCGTCAGCTCAATTCCCGTGGAGTTTCTCGACAAGGAAAAGACCCTTGTAGTCTACACGCCTGCGGTACCGGTCACCCATAGCGAGTTGCAATACTTCCTGCAGAACGGTTTTACAGCCATGAAACGGGCCCAACTCCTGGGAGAGGTGACCCGTACGAGCGATGCTGTTTGTGTGGCGGGGACCCATGGGAAGACTACTGTCTCGAGCATGATAGCCCACCTTCTCAGGCAATCTGAGGTAGACTGCAACGCATTCCTGGGTGGAATCCTGAAAAATTACGGTACCAACCTGCTGTTGTCGGATAAAAGCCACATTACCGTAGCCGAAGCGGATGAGTATGATCGCTCGTTCCATTGGTTGCGACCCTGGATTGCGGTTATCACCTCGGCCGATCCCGACCACCTGGATATTTACGGAACGGAGGAGGCTTATCGCGAAAGTTTTGAACACTTCACCTCTCTCATCCGGAAGGGGGGATACCTGATATTGAAGGAGGGTGCACCGGTGACGCCGCATACCGATGCATCGGTGAAAATTTTTACCTACTCCGAGTCGAGGGGCGATTTCCATGCGGAAAACATCTCTATCGGCAATGGTGAGATCATATTCGACTTCGTAGCACCCGACAGCCGGATTGCCGGCATTCAACTGGGCGTGCCGGTGAGGGTGAACATCGAAAATGCGGTGGCGGCAATTGCTGCAGCACTCCTGTGCGGCGTAGGGCCCGATGAGATTCGCCAGGCAATGAAAAGCTTCGGCGGTGCAAAACGGCGGTTCGATTTCCAGCTGAAAAGGCCCGATATTGTCTTTATCGACGATTATGCACACCATCCGCAAGAGGTAGCTGCCTCTATCCGTTCGATCAGGCAGTTATACCCGGAACGAAAGATTACCGGTGTGTTCCAGCCCCACCTCTATTCACGTACGCGTGACTTTGCCGATGATTTTGCCCGCAGCCTTTCGTTGCTCGACGATGTGATCTTGCTCGATATCTATCCGGCGCGTGAGGAGCCTATACCGGGTGTTACCTCCGAAATCATCTTCGATAAGATCAGCTCGAAGGAGAAGGTACTTCTGAAAAAGGGTGAATTGCTCGATTTTCTTCAGCAAAAGAAGCTGGATGTGTTGGTTACCCTAGGTGCGGGAGACATTGAACATCTGTTGCCGGCGATCAGGGAGATGTTGGAAAAACGGGGAGTCTGA
- the murG gene encoding undecaprenyldiphospho-muramoylpentapeptide beta-N-acetylglucosaminyltransferase: MTSPLRSPRVIISGGGTGGHIFPAISIANAIMDRWPDAEILFVGAENRMEMERVPAAGYSIVGLPVAGFDRRNPLRNIPVAIKLMKSMLKAKKIVTSFKPDIAVGVGGYASGPTLRAAAAAGVPTLLQEQNSYAGVTNKILARKAARICVAYEGMERFFPKEKIVLTGNPTRQDLVVSEENRKSGYAHFGLNPELKTILLVGGSLGARTLNESVIASLASIEQSGVQLLWQCGNYYFKEISALREQGVIPGNVHLFDFLTRMDYAYSVADLVISRAGAGSISEFSLLGKPVVLVPSPNVAEDHQTQNAMALVRNDAAVMVTDAEAKGCLFETALRLVKDDSRLDELSRNILKLAQPGSARRIVDEIAKIYAH; encoded by the coding sequence ATGACATCACCATTACGTTCACCGCGGGTAATCATCAGTGGAGGCGGTACCGGCGGACATATTTTTCCTGCCATCTCTATAGCTAACGCGATAATGGATCGATGGCCGGATGCCGAAATCCTCTTTGTCGGTGCCGAGAACCGGATGGAGATGGAACGTGTGCCAGCTGCAGGCTATTCGATTGTGGGACTTCCCGTTGCGGGTTTCGACAGGAGAAATCCGTTGAGAAACATTCCGGTTGCCATAAAGTTGATGAAAAGCATGCTAAAGGCAAAAAAGATCGTCACTTCGTTCAAACCGGACATTGCAGTTGGGGTGGGAGGTTATGCCAGTGGACCTACCCTCAGGGCTGCAGCAGCAGCCGGCGTTCCTACACTATTGCAGGAACAGAACTCCTATGCCGGGGTAACCAACAAGATCCTGGCACGGAAAGCGGCCAGGATTTGTGTGGCGTATGAAGGGATGGAGCGGTTCTTCCCGAAAGAGAAGATCGTGCTGACCGGCAACCCTACCCGCCAGGATCTGGTGGTCTCGGAGGAGAACCGAAAGAGCGGCTACGCACACTTCGGACTAAATCCTGAACTGAAGACGATTCTCCTGGTAGGTGGAAGCCTGGGTGCCCGTACGCTTAACGAGAGTGTCATCGCTTCACTTGCCTCAATAGAACAGTCGGGGGTACAGCTCCTTTGGCAATGCGGCAACTACTATTTTAAAGAGATCTCTGCCCTGAGGGAGCAGGGAGTGATTCCCGGCAACGTACATCTGTTTGATTTTCTCACCCGCATGGATTATGCCTACTCGGTAGCCGATCTGGTTATTTCGCGCGCAGGAGCCGGCTCCATCTCTGAATTCTCACTGTTGGGGAAACCGGTCGTTCTGGTTCCATCGCCCAATGTTGCGGAAGATCATCAAACGCAGAATGCGATGGCGTTGGTAAGAAATGATGCAGCCGTAATGGTGACCGATGCCGAGGCAAAGGGGTGTCTGTTTGAAACAGCCCTGCGTCTGGTTAAAGATGATAGCCGGTTGGATGAATTGAGCCGGAATATATTGAAGTTGGCTCAACCCGGTTCGGCTCGGCGCATTGTGGATGAGATAGCGAAAATTTACGCTCATTAG
- a CDS encoding FtsW/RodA/SpoVE family cell cycle protein, which produces MENSRSTLAKLGSKIFKGDKVIWLVFVILCVISLVEIFSATSTIVYRQQNQWGPILRHTMFLIGGVGIIVLIHNIPYRYFSSLIFVLIGSIILLLLTPVIGTTINGADRWISIFGFTIQPSEIAKISLMGTIAFLLSKQNGMNDGLLFKWMIGLMVVVCGIIALDNLSTAVLLFTVCFLLMFIGNVKLSRLLKVAVTGIAFLALFIVMLKVIPPEWTNSGPLSRVGTWQSRLDEFGSHKEVSDETYYTITDDNYQVAHAKIAIANGGIFGKFPGNSTERDFLPQAYSDFIYAIIIEEMGIIGGVFVLLLYIIILIRSGMIARKIEKLFPKYLVLGSALMLSMQAFINMAVAVNLIPVTGQPLPLISRGGTSLLITSAYFGLILSADRFGIGKKRGKKGADNPDQSDEENETMVSEVIDKLEEKVEFEIIQV; this is translated from the coding sequence ATGGAGAATTCCCGGTCGACCCTGGCTAAACTGGGAAGCAAGATCTTCAAGGGTGACAAGGTGATCTGGCTGGTATTTGTTATCCTCTGTGTGATTTCGCTGGTAGAGATCTTCAGTGCTACCAGCACCATTGTCTACAGGCAACAGAACCAGTGGGGACCAATCCTGCGGCACACCATGTTCCTGATCGGCGGGGTGGGGATTATCGTCTTGATCCACAATATTCCGTATCGTTACTTCTCTTCCCTTATCTTTGTGCTTATCGGTTCGATTATTCTGCTGCTGCTCACTCCGGTTATCGGGACAACCATCAACGGGGCCGACCGGTGGATCTCGATCTTTGGATTTACCATTCAGCCCTCCGAGATTGCCAAGATATCGTTGATGGGGACGATCGCCTTTCTGCTCAGCAAACAGAACGGCATGAACGACGGCCTGCTCTTCAAATGGATGATCGGACTGATGGTGGTGGTTTGCGGTATCATCGCCCTGGACAACCTCTCAACTGCGGTACTGCTCTTTACGGTCTGCTTCCTGTTGATGTTCATAGGAAACGTGAAGCTGAGTAGGCTCCTGAAGGTGGCCGTTACAGGCATTGCCTTTCTGGCACTCTTTATCGTGATGCTGAAGGTGATACCGCCCGAGTGGACCAACTCCGGACCATTAAGCCGTGTAGGAACCTGGCAGAGCCGGCTCGACGAGTTTGGCAGCCATAAGGAGGTGTCGGATGAGACTTACTATACGATTACTGACGACAACTATCAGGTGGCTCATGCCAAGATTGCCATCGCAAACGGCGGCATCTTTGGCAAGTTCCCGGGAAACAGTACCGAGCGCGACTTCCTTCCCCAGGCTTATTCCGACTTCATCTACGCGATAATTATCGAGGAGATGGGGATCATTGGAGGAGTCTTTGTGTTGCTGCTCTATATCATCATCCTGATCAGGTCGGGGATGATTGCCCGGAAAATCGAAAAGCTCTTTCCAAAATACCTTGTCCTCGGTTCGGCACTTATGTTGTCGATGCAGGCATTTATCAACATGGCGGTAGCGGTAAACCTTATCCCGGTTACCGGCCAGCCACTGCCGCTTATCAGCAGGGGAGGAACCTCGTTGCTTATTACCAGTGCCTATTTCGGATTGATTTTGAGTGCTGACCGGTTCGGGATTGGCAAGAAGAGGGGAAAGAAGGGAGCCGATAATCCCGATCAAAGCGACGAGGAAAATGAAACGATGGTATCGGAAGTGATCGATAAACTGGAAGAGAAAGTGGAATTTGAAATTATTCAGGTATGA